Proteins encoded by one window of Sciurus carolinensis chromosome 12, mSciCar1.2, whole genome shotgun sequence:
- the Golt1a gene encoding vesicle transport protein GOT1A, which produces MISITEWQKIGVGITGFGIFFILFGILLYFDSVLLAFGNLLFLSGLSFIIGLRRTFSFFFQRHKFKGTGFFLGGVVIVLLRWPLLGMLLETYGFFSLFKGFFPMAFGFLGSASNIPFLSALFQRLQGTSSMV; this is translated from the exons ATGATCTCCATCACTGAGTGGCAGA AGATTGGTGTGGGCATCACCGGCTTCGGCATCTTCTTCATCCTCTTTGGAATACTCCTGTACTTTGATTCGGTGCTCCTGGCTTTTGGAAAC CTGCTGTTCCTGAGCGGCCTCTCCTTCATCATCGGTCTGAGGAGGACgttctccttcttcttccagCGGCACAAGTTCAAGGGGACTGGCTTCTTCCTGGGGGGTGTGGTCATTGTGCTCCTGCGCTGGCCCCTCCTGGGCATGCTCCTGGAAACCTACGGCTTCTTCAGCCTCTTCAA GGGCTTTTTCCCCATGGCATTTGGCTTTCTGGGCAGCGCCTCCAACATCCCCTTCCTGAGTGCG CTGTTCCAGAGGCTTCAAGGTACCAGCTCAATGGTCTGA